The Sporosarcina luteola genome contains a region encoding:
- the menD gene encoding 2-succinyl-5-enolpyruvyl-6-hydroxy-3-cyclohexene-1-carboxylic-acid synthase yields the protein MDEQRVLTDHVLRMTDTLLQAGVKEAVISPGSRSTPLAYAFAASDKMETFMQVDERSAAYFALGLAKASGRPVILLCTSGTAASNYHPAITEAFYARIPLIVLTADRPHELRGVGAPQAIDQLNMYGKHVKFSVDLPLAEDSEELDWFLERHVNRAVSVAMTKPMGPIHLNIPLREPLLIDFDRKPRASTFVERIHGDIELSMIQKQSLAALFSKTEQGLIVVGELPIGFDKDAFWKFARRLQWPVLCDPLSNLRSEVPEDCKSLCIVHYDALLKSETFQSKVVPDTVIRFGAQPVSKPLSLFLKKHRPEVFAAVDESPEFRDSLGVVTHHLQSSPEAVYDVPGQQETTVYSEMWASADKFAETATKRYEGIAGDEGVIVKTLFDMLPVGSDLISGSSMPIRDVDTFFCKTEKDVAIFSNRGTNGIDGVVSTAFGIEAARKRPTYLLIGDLSFLHDVNGLIVSRFHKTNLTIVILNNDGGGIFSYLPQAGVANHFEELFGTPTGLTFEHIGAMYDAQYAAIHTVEEFKAEMELEKTKDVRIIEVFTSRPVNVKAHRAYWADIIEGLEGND from the coding sequence ATGGATGAACAACGAGTGTTGACAGACCATGTTTTACGAATGACTGATACGTTACTGCAGGCGGGCGTGAAAGAGGCGGTCATAAGTCCGGGTTCCCGTTCAACGCCTCTCGCTTATGCTTTTGCTGCTTCGGATAAAATGGAGACATTTATGCAAGTGGATGAAAGGTCAGCAGCATATTTCGCACTCGGCTTGGCTAAGGCATCCGGCAGACCGGTTATCCTTCTATGCACATCGGGAACGGCAGCGTCAAACTACCACCCTGCAATCACTGAGGCGTTTTACGCTCGCATCCCGCTGATAGTCCTAACGGCTGACCGGCCGCATGAACTGAGGGGCGTGGGCGCGCCACAAGCGATCGATCAATTGAATATGTACGGCAAGCATGTGAAATTCAGTGTCGACCTTCCACTTGCGGAGGACAGTGAAGAGCTGGATTGGTTTTTGGAAAGGCACGTCAATCGTGCCGTTTCCGTTGCGATGACCAAACCGATGGGACCGATTCATTTGAACATTCCATTGCGAGAGCCTTTATTGATTGATTTCGACAGAAAACCGAGGGCATCGACTTTCGTTGAAAGGATCCATGGTGATATTGAACTTTCAATGATCCAGAAACAATCGCTTGCCGCTCTTTTTTCGAAGACTGAACAAGGGTTGATTGTCGTTGGGGAGTTGCCTATCGGATTTGATAAGGATGCATTCTGGAAGTTTGCAAGGCGATTACAATGGCCTGTGTTATGTGATCCTTTATCCAACTTGAGATCGGAAGTGCCTGAAGATTGTAAATCATTATGTATCGTTCATTATGATGCCCTGTTGAAAAGTGAAACGTTCCAGTCGAAGGTGGTGCCTGACACGGTCATCCGTTTCGGAGCACAGCCGGTTTCGAAGCCATTGTCTTTATTCTTGAAGAAACACCGGCCGGAAGTGTTCGCCGCTGTGGATGAATCACCGGAATTCCGGGATTCGCTCGGTGTAGTCACGCATCACCTGCAGTCATCACCGGAGGCGGTGTATGACGTACCGGGACAGCAGGAAACGACCGTCTACAGTGAGATGTGGGCTTCAGCGGATAAATTCGCCGAGACCGCAACAAAACGGTATGAAGGCATTGCGGGGGATGAAGGTGTCATTGTAAAAACATTATTCGACATGCTTCCGGTCGGCAGTGATTTGATAAGCGGCAGCAGCATGCCAATCCGTGACGTAGACACATTTTTCTGCAAGACTGAGAAAGATGTTGCTATATTTTCCAATAGGGGAACAAACGGCATTGACGGGGTTGTCTCCACGGCGTTCGGTATCGAAGCAGCACGAAAAAGACCTACGTATTTGCTAATTGGCGATTTGTCCTTTTTGCACGATGTCAATGGATTGATCGTATCCAGGTTCCATAAAACGAATTTGACGATTGTTATATTGAATAACGACGGCGGAGGCATTTTTTCATATCTTCCCCAAGCAGGCGTCGCCAACCATTTTGAAGAATTATTTGGGACACCTACAGGTTTGACATTCGAACATATCGGCGCCATGTATGATGCACAGTATGCTGCCATACACACAGTTGAAGAGTTCAAGGCTGAAATGGAACTAGAAAAGACGAAAGACGTCCGAATCATTGAAGTGTTTACAAGCAGGCCGGTGAATGTAAAGGCCCATCGAGCTTATTGGGCAGACATCATTGAAGGGCTTGAAGGAAATGATTGA